The DNA segment ACATGACCCTTGCCGAGCCGTTTATCTTTTCTGGCTCGACTCCAGATGTTGCCCGCAGCTTTTCGCAGCTCGTTGAGCAAAATCTCGGCCTCCTGCCTTTTATTCAGGTGGTCCCCGCATCCAGTATTCTCGGTGGTGCGCAGCTCAAGGGTGTGACTCGTGACGACATTGACTTTCACCGTTTTCAGGTGAGTCGGGTCGACATGGTCGCGACCGCTGGGTGGCGTCCTGATCCGGCTGGTGGAAGCCGTCTTGAATGTCGCGTGTATGAGAGCTTTGGTTCCCGCCTTCTTGTCGGCAAGGCCTATGCCGGTGTAAACCGGGCCAATGTTGCCCGTGTTGCAGATCTTTTTTGTGAGGCGTTTATGAAGGCCCTCACTGGACGCAGTGGCTTCTTTAGTTCCACCCTCGCGTTCACCAAGACAAGCGGCAAGAAAGGACAGCGCAATATTTGGACTGTGACTCCGCAGGGGCGAAACCTGCGGCAGGTGACCTTTATGGACGGCGCAAGCAGCAGCCCCTCATGGTCTCCTGATGGTCGCTTTCTCGCCTTTGCCCATCACAGCAATCATGAGCACACGCTTGGCTTATGGGATTCGCGGAACAACAGAATTTTCATGAGCAAGGTTCCCGGTACAACGATCGGAGGCACCGCCTTTACCAGTCAGGGGAATGTTGTCATTGCCCTCACTCGCGGCAACATGGAAATTTTTGAGCTGACCCGGGATTTGACCCGAATTAAAAAAACGCTCGTCCAGAACTGGGCGATTGACGTTTCTCCTGATTTTTCCGCCGATGGCAAGACTCTCGCCTTTGCCTCAGACCGCTTTGGCAACCCACATATTTTCACTCGGGACATGGCTACGGGTAAAATTTCTCGCGTTACGTACGATGGGAAGTATAATACAAGTCCGTCGCTCAGCCCTGATGGGAAGATGGTTGTCTTTTCTCGGCGTACTGACGAAGGTCATCGGATTTTTGTCCACGAAATCGACACCGGACGCGAAAGGCAGCTGACCTTTGGCCCCGGAAGTGACGAAGAACCTGCATTCTCCCCGGATGGGTATTTTATTTGCTTTGCGTCTAATCGCTCCGGGAAGTATCAGTTATATTTGACAACGCGACATGGTGCTGAACCAAAACGCATTCCAACTGGAAATGGGGATGCAACACAGCCCGCTTTCGGCCCAAGGTCTCGTTAGTACATGTTTTATGCCCGCAACTGGCGGCAGGTATGAAAGAAAAGAGTTGAGCTGACATTGCCTTTCGTATTAATGCGAAGTAATCCCAGTAGAAGATAAAGGAAGCCAGTACCTTGCTTGACTGTGGATTTTCGCAAGTGTGATT comes from the Desulfobaculum bizertense DSM 18034 genome and includes:
- a CDS encoding PD40 domain-containing protein, yielding MKRFRILCTVLCLVLCLTGTAFASQSMTIDINGPGQNRVNMTLAEPFIFSGSTPDVARSFSQLVEQNLGLLPFIQVVPASSILGGAQLKGVTRDDIDFHRFQVSRVDMVATAGWRPDPAGGSRLECRVYESFGSRLLVGKAYAGVNRANVARVADLFCEAFMKALTGRSGFFSSTLAFTKTSGKKGQRNIWTVTPQGRNLRQVTFMDGASSSPSWSPDGRFLAFAHHSNHEHTLGLWDSRNNRIFMSKVPGTTIGGTAFTSQGNVVIALTRGNMEIFELTRDLTRIKKTLVQNWAIDVSPDFSADGKTLAFASDRFGNPHIFTRDMATGKISRVTYDGKYNTSPSLSPDGKMVVFSRRTDEGHRIFVHEIDTGRERQLTFGPGSDEEPAFSPDGYFICFASNRSGKYQLYLTTRHGAEPKRIPTGNGDATQPAFGPRSR